In Streptomyces sp. NBC_00878, a single window of DNA contains:
- a CDS encoding sugar kinase: MPLPSPPYAADSREQVADVVCVGETMAVLSPPDARPFAEQPVLSMAIGGAESNVACGLAGLGHRAAWLSRLGDDPFARRILAELTARGVDVSAVETDPERPTGVYFKDPGPDRTRTHYYRGGSAATRMGPELARQPALRRARVVHLSGVAAAISDSCARLLRELLVGRDGHATRGPVVSFDVNHRPALWRGGDADAAGSLLALGRAADIVFVGRDEAEALWGTARPDDIAALLDPAPVVVVKDAEHGATSYTDGVRTFVPSLPTKVVEPVGAGDAFAAGYLAGVLEDRDERSRLRLGHLAAAAALRTRDDVPVMPSRAETDRCLALDDDAWAATAPR, from the coding sequence GTGCCCTTGCCGTCCCCTCCGTACGCCGCCGACAGCCGGGAGCAGGTGGCCGACGTCGTGTGCGTCGGCGAGACGATGGCCGTCCTCAGCCCGCCGGACGCCCGCCCGTTCGCCGAGCAGCCCGTGCTCAGCATGGCCATCGGCGGCGCCGAGTCCAACGTCGCCTGCGGACTGGCCGGACTCGGACACCGCGCCGCCTGGCTGAGCCGCCTGGGCGACGATCCGTTCGCCCGTCGCATCCTGGCCGAACTCACCGCGCGGGGCGTGGACGTGAGCGCCGTCGAGACGGATCCGGAACGGCCGACCGGGGTCTACTTCAAGGATCCGGGACCTGACCGCACCCGCACGCACTACTACCGCGGCGGATCGGCCGCGACCCGGATGGGCCCGGAACTGGCCCGGCAGCCCGCACTCCGCCGGGCCCGTGTCGTGCATCTGTCGGGCGTCGCCGCGGCCATCTCCGACAGCTGCGCCCGCCTGCTGAGGGAACTGCTCGTCGGACGGGACGGCCACGCCACGCGGGGGCCGGTCGTCTCCTTCGACGTGAACCACCGTCCCGCGCTCTGGCGCGGCGGCGACGCGGACGCCGCGGGGAGCCTGCTGGCGCTCGGCCGCGCCGCGGACATCGTGTTCGTCGGTCGGGACGAGGCCGAGGCGTTGTGGGGCACCGCCCGTCCGGACGACATCGCGGCCCTGCTCGATCCCGCGCCCGTCGTGGTCGTCAAGGACGCCGAGCACGGAGCGACCTCGTACACCGACGGGGTGCGGACGTTCGTGCCCTCGCTGCCCACCAAGGTGGTCGAACCGGTCGGCGCGGGCGACGCGTTCGCAGCCGGTTACCTGGCCGGTGTCCTGGAGGACCGCGACGAACGCTCGCGGCTGCGCCTGGGCCACCTGGCGGCCGCCGCCGCGCTGCGGACCAGGGACGACGTTCCCGTCATGCCGTCGCGCGCCGAGACCGACCGGTGCCTCGCCCTGGACGACGACGCCTGGGCGGCCACGGCGCCCCGCTGA
- a CDS encoding L-idonate 5-dehydrogenase: MRAVVVHGPGDVRVDERARPVPGAGEVLLALEWGGICGSDIAYWKKGASGTAALTHPLVLGHEFAGRVAALGNGVTGLREGQPVTVHPAQLVGDGVLPERIAGRTNLYPRVRYFGSAAFDPHTDGGFSEYRAVPATQIRPLPDGVGTEQGALAEPLAVALHAVGRAPALRGRTVLVNGCGPIGSLVVAAARYRGAGRVVAADLAASSLAVARAMGADETRDLSAGEGLPEDVDVVFEASGAPAALGPVLRATARGGTLVQVGNLPGTAVAAALGDLVTREITWVGSYRFVEEIDEALRALRDGLDVTPLITHRFPLERAEEALAVAADPGSGSSKVMLRLTTEATEATEATEATEATDG; encoded by the coding sequence ATGAGGGCGGTTGTGGTGCACGGTCCCGGCGACGTACGCGTCGACGAACGGGCCCGGCCGGTGCCGGGCGCGGGCGAGGTGCTGCTGGCCCTGGAGTGGGGCGGGATCTGCGGATCCGACATCGCGTACTGGAAGAAAGGCGCGTCCGGCACCGCCGCGCTCACGCACCCGCTGGTGCTCGGGCACGAGTTCGCGGGCCGGGTCGCCGCGCTCGGCAACGGAGTCACCGGCCTCCGGGAAGGGCAGCCGGTCACCGTGCACCCGGCCCAACTGGTCGGCGACGGCGTCCTTCCCGAGCGGATCGCCGGCCGGACCAACCTCTACCCACGCGTCCGCTACTTCGGCTCGGCGGCGTTCGACCCGCACACCGACGGCGGGTTCAGCGAGTACCGGGCGGTCCCCGCGACCCAGATCCGGCCGCTGCCGGACGGCGTCGGCACCGAACAGGGCGCCCTCGCCGAGCCGTTGGCCGTCGCCCTGCACGCCGTCGGCCGGGCTCCCGCGTTGCGCGGCCGTACGGTCCTGGTCAACGGCTGTGGACCGATCGGCTCCTTGGTCGTCGCCGCCGCGCGCTACCGAGGAGCGGGCAGGGTCGTCGCCGCCGACCTGGCGGCGTCCTCCCTCGCCGTCGCCCGCGCCATGGGCGCCGACGAGACGCGCGACCTCTCCGCCGGCGAAGGACTGCCCGAGGACGTGGACGTGGTCTTCGAGGCGTCCGGCGCCCCGGCCGCGCTCGGTCCGGTGCTGCGGGCCACGGCCCGCGGAGGCACCCTCGTCCAGGTGGGCAACCTGCCCGGTACGGCCGTGGCCGCCGCGCTCGGTGACCTCGTGACCCGGGAGATCACCTGGGTCGGCTCGTACCGCTTCGTCGAGGAAATCGACGAGGCGCTGCGCGCCCTTCGGGACGGCCTGGACGTGACGCCGCTGATCACCCACCGCTTCCCGCTGGAACGGGCCGAGGAGGCGCTCGCCGTCGCCGCCGACCCGGGCAGCGGGAGCAGCAAGGTCATGCTGCGCCTCACCACCGAAGCCACCGAAGCCACCGAAGCCACCGAAGCCACCGAAGCCACCGACGGGTAA
- a CDS encoding MFS transporter, protein MKDSVIAAQQTPSAQRSTRDLTRAAVSGWLGTAMEFMDFQLYSLAAAIVFNKIFFPDVSPAIGLIAAMATYGVGYVARLAGAVYFGRMGDRIGRKKVLFLTILLMGASTTLIGALPTYATIGILAPILLVVLRLVQGFGAGAEIAGATVMLAEYAPVQKRGLISSLVSLGTNSGTLAASGLWAILLAVLSEDQLLSWGWRLPFLLSFVLMIFAVWIRRSLKESPVFEKRPDVVDGVALARDEVESVIATADEHKGSVLAAGIRQRKGKAFFLALGLRFGQAGNSGLMQTFLVGYIATNLAVGRSVPTDAIVYGSLMGFATVPVIGLLGDRFGRRVIYLALSALTVVLAFPVMLLITSGSTPGIMLGMVLGLNVGVLGLFSLESVTMAELFGSRTRFTQLALAKEIGGILATAIGPVLAATLTAVTDSWWPIAAMLVVYSLITFVSAFLAPETRGRDLVRLEDAV, encoded by the coding sequence ATGAAGGACAGCGTCATAGCCGCTCAGCAGACGCCATCCGCCCAGCGCAGCACCCGCGATCTGACCCGGGCCGCCGTCTCGGGCTGGCTCGGCACGGCCATGGAGTTCATGGACTTCCAGCTCTACTCGCTGGCCGCCGCGATCGTCTTCAACAAGATCTTCTTCCCGGACGTCAGTCCCGCCATCGGGCTCATCGCCGCGATGGCCACCTACGGCGTCGGATACGTCGCCAGGCTCGCAGGCGCCGTCTACTTCGGGCGGATGGGCGACCGGATCGGCCGCAAGAAGGTCCTGTTCCTCACCATCCTGCTGATGGGCGCTTCCACCACCCTGATCGGCGCCCTGCCCACGTACGCCACCATCGGCATCCTCGCGCCGATCCTGCTCGTCGTGCTGCGCCTGGTACAGGGCTTCGGCGCGGGCGCCGAGATCGCCGGGGCCACCGTGATGCTGGCCGAGTACGCGCCCGTGCAGAAGCGGGGCCTGATCTCCTCGCTGGTGTCGCTCGGCACCAACTCCGGGACACTCGCCGCCTCCGGCCTGTGGGCCATCCTGCTCGCCGTCCTCAGCGAGGACCAACTGCTCTCCTGGGGCTGGCGACTGCCCTTCCTGCTGAGCTTCGTGCTGATGATCTTCGCGGTCTGGATTCGCCGCAGTCTCAAGGAGAGCCCGGTCTTCGAGAAGCGCCCCGACGTGGTGGACGGGGTGGCGCTGGCCCGTGACGAGGTCGAGTCCGTGATCGCCACGGCGGACGAGCACAAGGGGAGCGTGCTGGCCGCGGGTATCCGCCAGCGCAAGGGCAAGGCGTTCTTCCTCGCGCTGGGACTGCGCTTCGGCCAGGCGGGCAACTCCGGGCTGATGCAGACGTTCCTGGTCGGCTACATCGCCACCAACCTGGCGGTCGGCCGGTCCGTCCCGACGGACGCGATCGTGTACGGCTCGCTGATGGGCTTCGCCACCGTGCCCGTGATCGGTCTGCTGGGCGACCGCTTCGGACGCCGCGTGATCTACCTCGCGCTCTCAGCTCTGACCGTCGTCCTCGCCTTCCCGGTGATGCTCCTCATCACGTCCGGCTCCACCCCGGGCATCATGCTCGGCATGGTCCTCGGCCTGAATGTCGGCGTCCTCGGTCTGTTCTCCCTCGAAAGCGTCACGATGGCCGAACTCTTCGGCTCCCGCACCCGGTTCACCCAGCTGGCGCTCGCCAAGGAGATCGGCGGCATCCTCGCCACCGCGATCGGACCGGTCCTCGCGGCCACGCTCACGGCCGTCACCGACAGCTGGTGGCCCATCGCGGCGATGCTCGTCGTCTACTCGCTCATCACCTTCGTCAGCGCGTTCCTCGCGCCCGAGACACGCGGACGCGACCTGGTCCGACTGGAGGACGCCGTATGA
- a CDS encoding mannitol dehydrogenase family protein produces MSADDLLGRAALLRLPPELRPAVDPADLRTRVVHFGLGAFHRAHQAVYTEQAAARSGEPWGITAVAPRSAGTVRALRDQDCLYSVTERRPDGHRTRVVGAVVDALAMGADAKAVDALIADPEVTVVTLTVTEKGYHRSPSTGGLDTAAGPVAADLAAGPDAPLTTVVGRLAAGLAARMRAGAPPVSVVSCDNMAGNGVALGRVIHDFVRASAWPDRTEILDRMAEAVAFPATVVDRIVPATSEADRTAADAALGVRDALPVTGEPYRQWVLEDSFGAPRPPWELDGALFVPDVAPYQLTKLRMLNGSHSALAYLGAAVSLGTIAETMAADWGERLVRALCAEVAPTLPADGPDPVAYADDLVVRFRNPAMHHLLRQIGSDGSLKITERWLPGLRELRARGTSTPVLELALAAWAHSTRRADAPTDPAAEALTACWGPAIRPAATVRALLRVLGATDLADDDALTTAVADRLPALRAGRVEL; encoded by the coding sequence GTGAGCGCCGACGACCTGTTGGGCCGCGCGGCCCTTCTCCGTCTCCCGCCCGAGCTGCGGCCGGCCGTCGACCCGGCCGACCTGCGCACCCGTGTCGTCCACTTCGGCCTCGGCGCCTTCCACCGGGCGCACCAGGCCGTGTACACCGAGCAGGCCGCCGCGCGTTCCGGCGAGCCCTGGGGCATCACGGCGGTCGCGCCCCGGTCGGCCGGGACCGTACGCGCCCTGCGGGACCAGGACTGCCTGTACTCGGTCACCGAACGCCGGCCGGACGGGCACCGCACGCGTGTCGTGGGTGCCGTCGTCGACGCGCTGGCCATGGGAGCCGATGCCAAGGCCGTCGACGCCCTGATCGCCGACCCGGAGGTGACGGTGGTGACCCTGACCGTGACGGAGAAGGGCTATCACCGTTCCCCGTCGACCGGCGGGCTGGACACCGCGGCCGGGCCCGTCGCCGCCGACCTCGCCGCGGGCCCCGATGCGCCTCTCACCACGGTGGTCGGACGGCTGGCCGCCGGGCTGGCCGCGCGGATGCGCGCGGGCGCGCCCCCGGTCAGCGTCGTGTCCTGCGACAACATGGCGGGCAACGGCGTCGCGCTGGGCCGCGTAATCCACGACTTCGTCCGTGCGTCGGCCTGGCCGGACCGTACGGAGATCCTGGACCGGATGGCCGAGGCCGTCGCTTTCCCCGCGACGGTCGTGGACCGGATCGTGCCCGCGACGAGCGAGGCCGACCGGACGGCGGCCGACGCCGCGCTCGGGGTGCGCGACGCCCTCCCCGTGACGGGCGAGCCGTACCGGCAGTGGGTACTGGAGGACTCCTTCGGTGCGCCCCGGCCGCCCTGGGAGCTCGACGGCGCCCTGTTCGTCCCGGACGTCGCGCCCTACCAGCTCACCAAGCTGCGAATGCTCAACGGCTCGCACTCCGCCCTGGCCTACCTCGGTGCGGCCGTGAGCCTCGGCACCATCGCCGAGACCATGGCGGCAGACTGGGGCGAGCGCCTCGTACGGGCGCTGTGCGCGGAGGTCGCCCCCACCCTCCCGGCCGACGGCCCCGATCCGGTCGCGTACGCCGACGATCTCGTCGTACGTTTCCGCAATCCCGCCATGCACCACCTGCTGCGGCAGATCGGCTCCGACGGATCACTGAAGATCACGGAGCGCTGGCTGCCGGGCCTGCGCGAACTCCGGGCCCGCGGCACGAGCACGCCGGTCCTCGAACTGGCCCTCGCCGCCTGGGCGCACAGCACCCGCCGGGCCGACGCGCCCACCGACCCCGCCGCCGAGGCACTCACCGCCTGCTGGGGGCCCGCGATCCGCCCCGCCGCGACCGTACGCGCGCTGCTGCGCGTCCTCGGCGCGACGGACCTGGCGGACGACGACGCCCTCACCACCGCCGTCGCGGACCGGCTCCCCGCCCTGCGGGCCGGCCGCGTCGAACTCTGA
- the manD gene encoding D-mannonate dehydratase ManD — translation MSKIERVEVFVASPGRTFVTLRITTSDGVTGLGDATLNGRELSVASYLRDHVVPLLIGRDPARIEDMWQYLYKGAYWRRGPVTMTAIAAVDTALWDIKGKTAGLPVHQLLGGPSRDGVLVYSHASGTDTPSLLDDVERHLELGYKAVRAQAAVPEVGGTYGVRKGRIYEPAATELPDEQPWDTEAYLGFAPTYLEAVRERFGFGFHLLHDVHHRLTPMEAARFGKSVEGCRLFWMEDPTPAENQESFRLIRQHTTTPIAVGEVMNSIWDVQHLITEQLIDYVRTTVVHAGGITHLRRIFDLAALYQVRTGSHGATDLSPVSMAAAVHVDIAVPNFGIQEYMGHAEETAEVFRTGVTFADGMLHPSEEPGLGVEYDEKAAERFPYQRRYLPVARRLDGSVHDW, via the coding sequence GTGAGCAAGATCGAACGTGTCGAGGTTTTCGTCGCCTCCCCCGGCCGTACCTTCGTCACGCTGCGCATCACCACGTCGGACGGCGTGACCGGACTCGGTGACGCCACGCTCAACGGTCGTGAGCTGTCCGTGGCGAGCTACCTGCGCGACCACGTGGTTCCCCTGCTGATCGGCAGGGACCCCGCCCGTATCGAGGACATGTGGCAGTACCTCTACAAGGGTGCCTACTGGCGGCGCGGGCCCGTCACCATGACCGCCATCGCCGCCGTCGACACCGCGCTGTGGGACATCAAGGGCAAGACGGCCGGGCTGCCCGTCCACCAGCTCCTCGGTGGCCCCTCCCGCGACGGCGTGCTGGTCTACTCGCACGCCAGCGGCACCGACACGCCCTCGCTGCTGGACGACGTCGAGCGTCATCTGGAACTGGGGTACAAGGCTGTACGGGCCCAGGCCGCCGTGCCCGAGGTCGGCGGCACGTACGGCGTGCGCAAGGGCAGGATCTACGAGCCCGCCGCGACCGAGCTGCCCGACGAACAACCCTGGGACACCGAGGCCTATCTCGGCTTCGCGCCCACCTATCTGGAAGCGGTGCGGGAGCGGTTCGGCTTCGGCTTCCACCTCCTGCACGATGTGCACCACCGGCTGACCCCGATGGAGGCGGCCCGGTTCGGCAAGAGCGTCGAGGGCTGCCGGCTGTTCTGGATGGAGGACCCGACCCCGGCCGAGAACCAGGAGTCGTTCCGGCTCATCCGGCAGCACACCACGACACCGATCGCGGTCGGCGAGGTGATGAACTCGATCTGGGACGTCCAGCACCTGATCACCGAGCAGCTCATCGACTACGTACGCACCACCGTCGTCCACGCGGGCGGGATCACCCATCTGCGGCGGATCTTCGACCTCGCCGCGCTCTACCAGGTGCGGACCGGATCCCACGGGGCGACCGACCTCTCCCCGGTCAGCATGGCCGCCGCCGTGCACGTCGACATCGCCGTGCCCAACTTCGGCATCCAGGAGTACATGGGCCACGCCGAGGAGACCGCCGAGGTGTTCCGTACGGGGGTGACCTTCGCCGACGGAATGCTGCATCCCTCCGAAGAGCCGGGCCTGGGCGTCGAGTACGACGAGAAGGCGGCCGAACGCTTCCCCTATCAGCGGCGCTACCTCCCGGTCGCGCGCCGCCTCGACGGCTCGGTGCACGACTGGTGA
- a CDS encoding GntR family transcriptional regulator — MAQRNGRTSRRDIYLKLRQMVLTLELAPGAALSENELAASLGVSRTPVRESLILLAQEGLVQVFPKIGSFVSRVDSAQVADAQFLREAVELASLDDLPGRLDPAVVEELRGNLNRQHHADLGLEEFFELDEAFHQGLMRLSGHGEVWTTVAAAKGHLDRARRLGLHENVSPAVFAAQHHEIFEAIVGGNVPLARTAMRTHLRAVFSDIERIRAHSPELFATDASSTPVRRNVVVWE; from the coding sequence ATGGCTCAAAGGAACGGGCGGACGAGTCGGCGCGACATCTATCTGAAGCTGCGCCAGATGGTCCTGACCCTCGAACTCGCCCCGGGCGCCGCCCTGTCGGAGAACGAACTCGCCGCGTCGCTCGGCGTCAGCCGCACACCGGTGCGGGAGAGCCTGATCCTGCTGGCCCAGGAGGGACTGGTACAGGTCTTCCCGAAGATCGGGTCGTTCGTGTCACGGGTGGATTCCGCGCAGGTGGCCGACGCGCAGTTCCTCCGGGAAGCGGTGGAGCTCGCCTCACTGGACGATCTTCCCGGGCGGCTCGACCCCGCGGTCGTCGAGGAACTCCGGGGCAACCTGAACCGCCAGCACCACGCGGACCTCGGCCTGGAGGAGTTCTTCGAGCTGGACGAGGCGTTCCACCAGGGCCTGATGCGGCTGAGCGGCCATGGCGAGGTCTGGACCACCGTCGCCGCGGCCAAGGGCCACCTGGACCGGGCCCGGCGACTCGGCCTTCACGAGAACGTGTCCCCGGCCGTGTTCGCAGCCCAGCACCACGAGATCTTCGAGGCGATCGTCGGCGGGAACGTCCCGCTCGCCCGCACGGCCATGCGAACTCACCTCCGCGCGGTCTTCAGCGACATCGAACGCATCCGCGCGCACTCACCCGAACTGTTCGCCACCGACGCCTCGTCGACGCCCGTACGACGCAACGTCGTCGTCTGGGAGTGA
- a CDS encoding protein kinase — protein MAGGSLDRQPPMSPVRAARIGAQLADASTALHEAGIVHCDVKPANVGRTRRGTAKLLDFGAAYRVGGTETITANGPFSFTPDYAAPELVRGNVPRPASAVFCLATTLYALVTSSPPRGGDESEEADDHRAAGKEEEAGRRGTGRTANASGTGRPSKASSRWTPPPWDRCTPCSPPCCGAIRDNAPMPASPFLGRRGLRHLGQGMRRIVHPGLPRSQNESRCPHGAALPPGPLPGAEAPVARS, from the coding sequence GTGGCTGGCGGCAGCCTGGACCGACAGCCGCCGATGTCTCCCGTACGGGCGGCCCGCATCGGTGCCCAACTCGCGGACGCATCAACCGCTTTGCATGAGGCGGGCATCGTCCACTGCGACGTCAAGCCCGCCAACGTCGGCCGCACCCGGCGCGGTACCGCGAAGCTGCTGGACTTCGGCGCCGCGTACCGGGTCGGCGGCACGGAGACCATCACGGCCAACGGCCCGTTCAGCTTCACCCCGGACTACGCCGCCCCCGAACTGGTCCGGGGGAACGTCCCGCGACCTGCCTCGGCCGTGTTCTGCCTGGCCACCACCCTCTACGCGCTGGTCACCAGCTCGCCGCCGCGCGGCGGCGACGAGTCCGAGGAGGCCGACGACCACCGGGCGGCGGGGAAGGAAGAGGAGGCCGGGAGACGAGGAACGGGGAGGACAGCGAACGCCTCAGGTACTGGAAGGCCGAGCAAGGCGTCATCGAGATGGACGCCGCCGCCGTGGGACCGCTGCACCCCGTGCTCTCCGCCATGCTGCGGCGCGATCCGCGACAACGCCCCGATGCCAGCGAGTCCGTTCCTCGGGAGGCGCGGGCTCCGGCACCTCGGGCAGGGCATGCGTCGGATCGTTCATCCTGGTCTCCCCCGGTCACAGAACGAGTCTCGATGCCCGCATGGTGCCGCCCTGCCCCCGGGACCCCTCCCGGGAGCAGAAGCTCCTGTCGCACGCTCCTAA
- the katG gene encoding catalase/peroxidase HPI — translation MTENHDAIVTDPKPEEAGGCPVAHGRAPHPTQGGGNRQWWPERLNLKILAKNPAVANPLGEDFDYAEAFKNLDLAAVKQDIAEVLTTSQDWWPADFGNYGPFMIRMAWHSAGTYRISDGRGGAGAGQQRFAPLNSWPDNGNLDKARRLLWPVKKKYGQSLSWADLMILTGNVALEQMGFETFGFAGGRADVWESEEDVYWGPETTWLDDQRYTGDRELESPLGAVQMGLIYVNPEGPNGNPDPIAAARDIRETFRRMAMNDEETVALIAGGHTFGKTHGAGPAESVGADPEAAPIEAQGLGWKNSFGTGKGADAITSGLEVTWTTTPTQWSNGFFDNLFGYEWELTQSPAGANQWKPKDGAGEGTVPAAHDSSKKIAPSMLTTDLSLRFDPIYEPISRRFHENPAEFADAFARAWYKLTHRDLGPKSLYLGPEVPAETLLWQDPLPAAEGETIGADDVTALKAKILGSDLTVSQLVSAAWASASTFRGSDKRGGANGARIRLEPQRGWDANDPDQLAQALRVLEGIQAEFNSGAKKVSLADLIVLGGSAAVEKAAKDAGHDVVVPFTAGRVDATEEHTDAESFAALEPTADGFRNYLGKGNRLPAEYLLLDRANLLTLSGPELTVLVGGLRVLGANHQQSSLGVLTATPGKLTNDFYVNLLDLGTTWTATSEDATTFEARDDATGEVKWTGTRADLVFGSNSELRALAEVYASDDAKEKFVTDFVAAWAKVMDLDRFDLV, via the coding sequence ATGACTGAGAACCATGATGCGATCGTCACTGACCCGAAGCCCGAGGAGGCAGGCGGCTGCCCGGTCGCGCACGGGCGCGCGCCGCACCCGACTCAGGGCGGCGGAAACCGCCAGTGGTGGCCGGAGCGGCTCAACCTGAAGATTCTTGCCAAGAACCCCGCGGTGGCGAACCCCCTCGGTGAGGACTTCGACTACGCCGAGGCGTTCAAGAACCTCGACCTCGCTGCCGTTAAACAGGACATCGCCGAGGTGCTGACCACCTCGCAGGACTGGTGGCCGGCGGACTTCGGCAACTACGGCCCGTTCATGATCCGTATGGCTTGGCACAGTGCGGGCACCTACCGCATCAGCGACGGCCGCGGCGGCGCCGGTGCGGGCCAGCAGCGTTTCGCTCCCCTCAACAGCTGGCCGGACAACGGCAACCTCGACAAGGCCCGCCGTCTGCTGTGGCCGGTCAAGAAGAAGTACGGCCAGAGCCTCTCCTGGGCCGACCTCATGATCCTCACCGGCAACGTCGCCCTGGAGCAGATGGGCTTCGAGACCTTCGGCTTCGCCGGCGGCCGTGCGGACGTCTGGGAGTCCGAGGAGGACGTGTACTGGGGTCCCGAGACCACGTGGCTCGACGACCAGCGCTACACCGGCGACCGTGAGCTGGAGAGCCCGCTCGGCGCGGTCCAGATGGGCCTCATCTACGTCAACCCCGAGGGCCCGAACGGCAACCCGGACCCGATCGCCGCGGCCCGTGACATCCGTGAGACGTTCCGCCGGATGGCGATGAACGACGAGGAGACGGTCGCCCTGATCGCGGGCGGTCACACCTTCGGCAAGACCCACGGCGCGGGCCCGGCGGAGAGCGTCGGCGCCGACCCCGAGGCCGCCCCGATCGAGGCGCAGGGCCTGGGCTGGAAGAACTCCTTCGGCACCGGCAAGGGCGCGGACGCCATCACCTCCGGCCTGGAGGTCACCTGGACCACCACGCCCACCCAGTGGAGCAACGGCTTCTTCGACAACCTCTTCGGCTACGAGTGGGAGCTCACCCAGAGCCCCGCCGGCGCCAACCAGTGGAAGCCGAAGGACGGCGCGGGCGAGGGCACTGTCCCGGCCGCCCACGACTCCTCGAAGAAGATCGCTCCCTCGATGCTCACGACCGACCTGTCGCTGCGCTTCGACCCGATCTACGAGCCGATCTCCCGCCGCTTCCACGAGAACCCGGCGGAGTTCGCGGACGCCTTCGCCCGCGCCTGGTACAAGCTCACCCACCGCGACCTGGGCCCGAAGTCGCTCTACCTCGGCCCGGAGGTCCCGGCGGAGACCCTGCTGTGGCAGGACCCGCTGCCGGCGGCGGAGGGCGAGACCATCGGCGCCGACGACGTCACCGCCCTCAAGGCGAAGATCCTCGGCTCGGACCTGACCGTCTCGCAGCTGGTCTCCGCCGCGTGGGCGTCGGCCTCGACGTTCCGCGGCAGCGACAAGCGCGGCGGTGCCAACGGCGCGCGCATCCGTCTGGAGCCGCAGCGCGGCTGGGACGCCAACGACCCCGACCAGCTCGCCCAGGCGCTGCGTGTCCTGGAGGGCATCCAGGCGGAGTTCAACTCCGGCGCCAAGAAGGTCTCCCTGGCCGACCTGATCGTGCTCGGCGGCAGCGCGGCCGTCGAGAAGGCCGCCAAGGACGCCGGTCACGACGTCGTGGTGCCCTTCACCGCGGGCCGTGTCGACGCGACGGAGGAGCACACCGACGCGGAGTCCTTCGCCGCGCTTGAGCCGACCGCCGACGGGTTCCGCAACTACCTCGGCAAGGGCAACCGCCTGCCGGCCGAGTACCTGCTGCTCGACCGTGCGAACCTGCTGACCCTCAGCGGCCCCGAGCTGACGGTCCTCGTCGGTGGCCTGCGTGTCCTGGGCGCCAACCACCAGCAGTCGTCGCTCGGTGTCCTCACCGCGACCCCCGGAAAGCTGACGAACGACTTCTACGTCAACCTGCTCGACCTGGGCACGACGTGGACGGCGACGTCCGAGGACGCGACCACCTTCGAGGCCCGCGACGACGCCACGGGCGAGGTCAAGTGGACCGGCACCCGTGCCGACCTCGTCTTCGGCTCGAACTCCGAGCTGCGCGCGCTCGCGGAGGTCTACGCGAGCGATGACGCGAAGGAGAAGTTCGTGACCGACTTCGTCGCGGCATGGGCGAAGGTCATGGACCTGGACCGGTTCGACCTCGTCTGA
- a CDS encoding Fur family transcriptional regulator has translation MSDPRTPTTAEELRGVGLRVTAARVALLETVRHGDHLGVEAIASGVRDRVGHISLQAVYEALHALTAAGLIRRLEPPGSPARFEGRVGDNHHHLVCRSCGVVVDVDCAVGHAPCLTAADDRGFAIDEAEVIYWGLCPDCSTSRSF, from the coding sequence ATGAGCGATCCCCGTACTCCGACCACCGCCGAGGAACTGCGCGGTGTCGGCCTGCGGGTGACGGCTGCCCGCGTCGCACTGCTCGAGACCGTCCGGCACGGTGACCACCTCGGAGTCGAGGCCATCGCCTCAGGGGTGCGCGACCGGGTGGGCCACATCTCTCTCCAAGCCGTGTACGAGGCACTCCACGCACTCACGGCGGCGGGACTCATACGCCGCCTCGAACCACCCGGCAGCCCGGCCCGGTTCGAGGGGCGCGTCGGAGACAACCACCACCACCTCGTGTGCCGGTCGTGCGGCGTCGTCGTCGACGTCGACTGCGCGGTCGGCCACGCTCCGTGCCTGACCGCAGCCGACGATCGCGGCTTCGCGATCGACGAGGCCGAGGTCATCTACTGGGGCCTGTGCCCCGACTGTTCCACCAGCCGCAGTTTTTGA
- a CDS encoding GPP34 family phosphoprotein — translation MTTPRDLLIVVMDAEPGRSVDRGSLSLALAGAEVVDLLGVRAVELDGDRIVPGDEPSPDDPLLREAASALIRQEPYESVEDWLWRRGRDLSSAYLAVFETEGQLTRQRRRRLISFQAGDVALVDSLARRGAVDRWAAREPVLVALATATGAYGEPLDEDSKDAPDAPDIADDAVATVLAAVNDAVMELEAVRQRRAIEDAAFDNIWRGF, via the coding sequence ATGACCACACCGCGGGACCTGTTGATCGTCGTCATGGATGCGGAACCCGGTCGCTCCGTGGACCGCGGCAGTCTGTCTCTGGCGCTCGCGGGGGCCGAGGTGGTCGACCTCCTCGGCGTCCGAGCCGTCGAGCTGGACGGCGATCGCATCGTGCCGGGCGACGAGCCCTCCCCGGACGACCCCCTTCTGCGTGAGGCCGCGTCGGCGCTCATTCGCCAGGAGCCGTACGAGTCTGTGGAGGACTGGCTGTGGCGCCGGGGGCGCGACCTGTCCTCGGCGTATCTGGCCGTCTTCGAGACCGAAGGCCAGCTCACCCGGCAGCGCCGCCGCCGTCTGATCTCCTTCCAGGCGGGTGACGTGGCGCTCGTGGACTCCCTCGCCCGCCGCGGGGCCGTCGACCGCTGGGCCGCTCGCGAGCCCGTTCTGGTCGCCCTCGCGACGGCCACCGGGGCGTACGGCGAGCCTCTCGACGAGGACAGCAAGGACGCGCCTGACGCCCCGGACATCGCCGACGACGCGGTGGCGACGGTGCTGGCCGCGGTCAACGACGCGGTGATGGAACTGGAAGCCGTGCGGCAGCGCCGAGCCATCGAAGACGCCGCCTTCGACAACATCTGGCGCGGTTTCTGA